From Juglans regia cultivar Chandler chromosome 6, Walnut 2.0, whole genome shotgun sequence, the proteins below share one genomic window:
- the LOC108982426 gene encoding uncharacterized protein LOC108982426 has product MSAGRVPLAELCANNKLGFINSTLLKPTAPSDPLFKAWERCNDLVIFWLQNSVRSSVKSSLALVDDSQTLLLELQDRFTQQNGPQIFQLKRDLAILSQNQDSVSIYFGNLKGLWDELVVYDPIPECECVKLKILHDRYDRDCVI; this is encoded by the coding sequence ATGTCAGCTGGTCGTGTACCATTAGCCGAACTCTGTGCGAACAATAAACTCGGGTTCATCAATAGCACATTGCTTAAACCCACTGCTCCATCAGATCCTCTTTTCAAGGCTTGGGAGAGATGCAACGATTTAGTTATCTTCTGGTTGCAGAATTCTGTAAGATCTTCTGTGAAATCCAGCTTGGCTTTAGTTGATGATTCTCAAACTTTGTTGTTGGAACTTCAAGATCGTTTTACTCAACAAAACGGTCCTCAAATTTTCCAACTCAAACGAGATTTAGCTATTTtatcccaaaatcaagattctgtTAGCATCTATTTTGGTAATCTTAAAGGACTATGGGATGAACTTGTTGTGTATGACCCTATTCCTGAATGTGAATGTGTCAAACTGAAGATCCTCCATGACCGATATGATCGTGATTGTGTCATCTAG